In Dyadobacter sp. CECT 9275, the following proteins share a genomic window:
- a CDS encoding sulfatase family protein: MMRSSVRRKLLLFLTIALVFGVFLAAQQENVPAKTPNIVIFFIDDLGYGDLSAYGALGYKTPNLDKMAAEGTRFTNFMAAQAVCSASRAALLTGCYPNRLGLSGALGPESKIGLNPDEETIAEVVKQKGYATGIFGKWHLGSKEDFLPLQQGFDEYYGIPYSHDMWPLHPFQARAKYPPLYWINGNQQDQPIRDLEDASQLTPRITGKAVEFIRRNKNKPFFLYIPHPLPHVPLAASSKFKGKSERGIFGDVLMELDWSVGEIMKELNAQGLDNNTLVIFTSDNGPWLNYGDHAGSSGGFREGKGTSFEGGQREPCIMRWPGVVPAGRVCNKLLSTLDILPTVAKLTGAKLPGKKIDGIPFVDLLRGDESKNPRESFLYYYRKNSLEAVRKHNWKLVFEHPGRMYEGQLPGKNGQPGAAPEDHLYPKALYNLTRDPGERYNVLEQNPEIVAELEQIAEAAREDLGDDLQKRTGKNVREAGRVND; this comes from the coding sequence ATGATGCGCTCTTCAGTCAGGAGGAAACTTCTTTTGTTTTTAACTATCGCTTTAGTATTCGGCGTTTTCTTAGCCGCCCAGCAGGAAAACGTACCGGCTAAAACACCCAATATTGTAATATTTTTTATAGATGATCTGGGTTATGGCGACCTGTCGGCTTACGGAGCACTAGGTTATAAAACACCCAATCTGGATAAAATGGCGGCTGAGGGAACCCGATTCACCAATTTCATGGCTGCTCAGGCGGTTTGCAGCGCCTCCAGGGCCGCGCTTTTGACGGGTTGTTATCCCAATCGGCTGGGGTTGTCGGGCGCCCTGGGGCCAGAATCCAAAATAGGACTCAACCCTGACGAAGAAACCATTGCCGAGGTGGTGAAGCAAAAGGGATATGCTACAGGGATTTTCGGGAAATGGCATCTGGGAAGCAAGGAGGATTTTTTGCCTCTGCAACAGGGTTTTGACGAATATTATGGCATACCTTATTCGCATGATATGTGGCCGCTGCACCCCTTCCAGGCCAGAGCCAAGTACCCGCCTTTGTACTGGATTAATGGAAACCAGCAGGACCAACCCATCAGAGATCTGGAAGATGCCAGCCAGCTGACGCCCAGGATAACCGGAAAGGCAGTGGAATTTATCAGGCGCAATAAAAACAAGCCTTTCTTTTTATACATACCCCATCCACTGCCGCATGTACCGTTGGCAGCTTCTTCAAAGTTTAAGGGAAAAAGTGAAAGAGGTATTTTCGGAGATGTGCTGATGGAACTGGACTGGTCTGTCGGGGAGATTATGAAGGAGTTAAATGCACAGGGACTGGACAATAATACACTGGTCATTTTTACCAGTGACAACGGTCCATGGCTCAATTATGGAGATCATGCCGGCTCGTCCGGGGGCTTTCGCGAAGGCAAAGGTACATCGTTTGAAGGCGGGCAGCGGGAACCCTGTATCATGCGTTGGCCGGGGGTGGTTCCGGCAGGGAGAGTATGTAATAAGTTACTTTCCACGCTGGACATACTCCCGACTGTTGCCAAGTTAACAGGGGCCAAATTGCCTGGAAAAAAAATAGACGGGATACCCTTTGTTGACTTACTGCGAGGCGACGAAAGTAAGAATCCTCGGGAAAGCTTTTTATATTATTACCGGAAAAACAGTCTGGAGGCGGTAAGGAAACATAACTGGAAACTTGTTTTTGAACACCCGGGCCGCATGTATGAAGGGCAGCTGCCAGGGAAGAACGGCCAGCCGGGAGCAGCTCCGGAAGATCATTTATATCCTAAGGCCCTTTATAACCTTACCCGTGACCCCGGCGAGCGGTACAATGTTCTGGAACAAAATCCGGAAATAGTGGCGGAGCTGGAGCAGATAGCCGAAGCCGCCAGAGAGGATCTTGGCGATGATCTTCAGAAAAGGACCGGAAAAAATGTAAGAGAGGCCGGAAGGGTCAATGACTAA
- a CDS encoding Gfo/Idh/MocA family protein: MTTFSRRKFVQSSIMAGAGLGFVNSFPVFASNADGKRVGIIGLDTSHSIAFTKALNAEQPDPVFDGYKVVAAYPYGSKDIETSTKRIPGYIEEVKKMGVEITSSIKELLSKVDVVLLETNDGRLHLEQATEVLKAGKRMFIDKPVAASLADTLAIFEASKKYKIPIFSASSLRYIKGLESIDKSKVVGADTFSPAVLEKTHPDLFWYGIHGVEALYTVMGTGCKTVTRVNTPNTDIVVGIWADGRTGTFRGTRTGKHDYGGTVFTQTGNKILGPYAGYEPLLADIIKYFKTGEVPVTPEETIEIFTFMEAADESKRQGGKTVTLESVLAKAKK, translated from the coding sequence ATGACAACTTTTAGCCGCAGGAAATTTGTTCAATCATCCATCATGGCAGGCGCAGGACTTGGCTTTGTCAATTCTTTTCCCGTTTTCGCTTCCAATGCAGACGGAAAGCGGGTAGGTATCATTGGCCTGGACACCTCTCACAGTATTGCATTTACCAAAGCCCTCAACGCAGAACAGCCCGACCCGGTTTTTGACGGTTACAAAGTTGTTGCGGCCTATCCTTACGGAAGCAAGGATATTGAAACAAGTACCAAAAGGATTCCCGGGTACATTGAGGAAGTCAAAAAAATGGGTGTGGAAATTACCAGCTCCATCAAAGAACTTCTGTCGAAAGTGGACGTTGTACTACTGGAAACCAATGATGGAAGGCTGCATCTGGAACAGGCTACGGAAGTCCTCAAGGCTGGAAAAAGAATGTTTATTGACAAACCAGTGGCGGCATCTCTGGCAGACACCCTTGCTATTTTCGAGGCTTCAAAAAAATATAAAATACCTATTTTCTCCGCTTCTTCGCTCCGGTACATCAAAGGACTTGAGTCAATAGATAAATCCAAAGTAGTGGGGGCAGATACCTTCAGCCCCGCTGTACTGGAAAAAACGCACCCTGACCTTTTCTGGTACGGTATCCATGGCGTTGAAGCCTTATATACAGTAATGGGTACTGGCTGTAAGACCGTCACCAGGGTCAATACCCCTAATACGGACATCGTAGTGGGAATATGGGCGGACGGGCGCACCGGAACCTTCCGCGGCACCCGTACAGGAAAACACGACTACGGCGGCACGGTCTTTACGCAGACGGGCAACAAGATATTAGGCCCTTATGCAGGCTACGAACCACTTTTAGCCGACATTATCAAATATTTTAAGACTGGTGAGGTTCCTGTAACACCCGAGGAAACCATAGAGATATTTACATTTATGGAAGCGGCTGACGAAAGCAAGCGGCAGGGAGGAAAAACGGTAACGCTGGAAAGCGTACTGGCAAAGGCAAAAAAATAA
- a CDS encoding Nramp family divalent metal transporter: METFRQNLLKWLKSLGPGMITAALVFGPSKLTITSKIGAVYGYSLLWVVIVAIFFMAIFTSMSTRIGVATDQSLLASVKQKWGKGASIAMGIGVFLVSTSFQAGNSIGVGIAVGELYHTSPVPWIIFFNAIGISLLFFRSFYSVLERTMILLIFVKLFSFVTTFFWAKPDIGQILKGYTTPSIPEGSQGLIIAFIASCFSIVGALYQSYLIQERIRVRPELKNSKNDSTTGIILLGCMCSIVIICAAAILHPKGIAVNSATDMAKALEPIFGESASTLFLVGLFGAAFSSLIGNASVGGTLLGDALGLGSNFSSKSVKYLVALVMVVGASIAIKFGKLPLELIVFAQSVTIFIVPFIGTALYMVGNDKNIMGDKVNSTPVKIFGALGLIIIFSLAIINFKELFFNNPLFH, encoded by the coding sequence TTGGAAACCTTCAGACAAAACCTGCTCAAGTGGCTCAAATCCCTTGGCCCCGGCATGATCACCGCCGCCCTTGTGTTCGGACCGAGTAAACTTACCATTACTTCCAAGATCGGAGCCGTATATGGCTATTCACTCCTGTGGGTGGTTATTGTCGCTATTTTTTTCATGGCAATTTTCACCTCCATGTCCACGCGGATAGGCGTTGCAACTGACCAGTCGCTACTGGCATCGGTGAAACAGAAATGGGGAAAGGGAGCATCCATCGCAATGGGTATAGGGGTATTTCTGGTGAGCACATCCTTTCAGGCAGGGAACTCCATCGGTGTCGGTATAGCGGTCGGCGAATTGTACCATACCTCTCCTGTCCCCTGGATAATCTTTTTTAATGCAATAGGCATCAGCCTGTTATTCTTCCGGAGTTTCTACTCGGTACTGGAACGCACGATGATCCTGCTGATCTTTGTTAAACTTTTTTCCTTTGTAACCACCTTCTTCTGGGCAAAACCGGATATCGGACAAATCCTGAAAGGTTATACCACCCCGTCCATACCTGAAGGTTCTCAAGGCCTCATCATTGCCTTTATTGCCTCCTGTTTCTCTATTGTCGGTGCATTGTACCAGTCTTATCTTATTCAAGAAAGAATACGTGTACGGCCCGAACTGAAAAACAGCAAAAACGACAGTACTACCGGAATTATATTGCTGGGCTGTATGTGCAGCATTGTAATCATCTGTGCGGCGGCTATTCTGCACCCGAAGGGCATAGCTGTCAACTCGGCCACCGACATGGCCAAAGCGCTTGAACCCATTTTTGGTGAAAGTGCTTCCACTCTGTTCCTTGTAGGATTATTCGGTGCAGCATTTTCATCCCTCATCGGGAACGCCTCTGTGGGAGGCACCTTGCTCGGCGACGCACTGGGTCTGGGAAGTAATTTCAGTTCCAAGTCGGTAAAATACCTCGTAGCACTTGTAATGGTGGTAGGTGCTTCCATAGCTATCAAATTTGGCAAGCTACCACTTGAACTGATCGTCTTCGCACAAAGTGTCACGATTTTTATCGTGCCTTTTATCGGAACCGCCCTGTACATGGTTGGTAACGATAAAAATATCATGGGCGACAAAGTAA
- a CDS encoding arylsulfatase, protein MLMPSAGKAQKAGERPNIVLILADDLGYGDVGFNGQKLIKTPNIDRLAREGVIFSQFYAGTSVCAPSRSSLLSGKHTGHTYIRGNKSVEPEGQEPIADSVLTIAEVLKKAGYNTGAFGKWGLGPVGSEGDPVKQGFDRFYGYNCQSRAHRYYPDHLWDNQQRVELKGNQNLHKTQEFAPDLIHAKALEFVDKQAAGQPFFLFLPYTLPHAELVVPDDELFHLYKDKFEEKPYQGADYGPHASNGGYASQKYPHATFAAMVARLDRYVGEVLDKLKAKGIDKNTLVIFTSDNGPHQEGGADPAFFNSSGGFRGIKRDLYEGGVREPFVARWPGTVKPNTKNEYIGAFWDLLPTFAELAGVKVEKPVDGISFTAALTGKGIQKAHDYLYWEFHEQGGKQAVRQGNWKAVRLKAAGNPDGVVELYDLAQDPAETKNIALRFPEKAKELGQIMNRAHVRSVIFPFGSLSTN, encoded by the coding sequence ATGTTAATGCCCAGTGCAGGGAAGGCTCAGAAAGCGGGAGAAAGGCCGAATATTGTGCTGATTCTTGCGGATGATCTCGGGTATGGCGACGTTGGTTTTAATGGGCAAAAACTCATTAAAACCCCCAATATAGACAGGCTTGCCCGCGAAGGCGTTATCTTTTCACAGTTTTATGCAGGCACCAGTGTGTGTGCACCGTCACGTTCTTCGCTGTTGAGCGGCAAACATACCGGGCATACCTATATCCGTGGTAATAAAAGTGTTGAACCCGAAGGACAGGAACCCATAGCGGATTCTGTGCTCACAATTGCGGAAGTATTGAAGAAAGCAGGATACAATACCGGGGCGTTTGGTAAGTGGGGCCTGGGGCCGGTAGGTTCAGAGGGTGATCCTGTCAAACAGGGTTTTGATCGGTTTTACGGGTACAATTGCCAGAGCCGGGCGCACCGTTATTATCCTGACCACCTTTGGGATAATCAGCAAAGGGTAGAGCTGAAAGGGAATCAGAACCTGCACAAAACGCAAGAATTTGCCCCGGATCTGATCCATGCCAAGGCGCTGGAATTTGTGGATAAACAAGCAGCCGGACAGCCTTTTTTTCTTTTTCTTCCCTATACCCTGCCGCATGCTGAACTGGTAGTGCCTGATGACGAGCTGTTCCATCTCTATAAGGATAAGTTCGAAGAGAAACCGTATCAAGGCGCGGATTATGGCCCTCACGCCAGCAATGGCGGATATGCCTCTCAAAAGTACCCGCATGCTACCTTTGCTGCCATGGTTGCACGTTTGGACAGATATGTAGGCGAAGTACTCGACAAACTTAAGGCTAAGGGAATAGATAAAAACACGCTGGTAATTTTTACGAGCGATAACGGACCTCATCAGGAAGGAGGCGCGGATCCTGCCTTTTTTAACAGCAGCGGAGGTTTCAGGGGAATTAAAAGAGATTTATATGAAGGCGGAGTACGCGAACCATTCGTTGCCAGGTGGCCTGGTACGGTAAAACCCAATACCAAAAATGAATACATCGGAGCATTCTGGGACCTGCTTCCGACTTTCGCCGAACTGGCAGGAGTCAAAGTTGAGAAACCTGTGGATGGTATTTCTTTTACAGCAGCGTTAACAGGTAAAGGAATCCAAAAGGCGCACGATTACCTCTACTGGGAATTTCATGAGCAGGGTGGCAAACAGGCTGTCCGGCAGGGAAACTGGAAGGCGGTCCGGTTAAAGGCGGCAGGAAATCCGGATGGGGTGGTAGAACTCTACGATTTAGCTCAGGACCCGGCAGAAACCAAAAACATTGCGCTGCGTTTTCCTGAAAAAGCCAAGGAACTCGGGCAAATCATGAACCGGGCGCATGTCCGTTCTGTCATTTTTCCTTTCGGGAGTCTTTCTACCAATTAA
- a CDS encoding LacI family DNA-binding transcriptional regulator, whose protein sequence is MDKENTLYGVKEIARRANVSIATVDRVIHNRTGVSEKTRKKINEIIKELDYQPNILASRLASRKIITIGVLLPRVSNETAFWEAPLKGIQRAEAEIKNYGVVLQYSFFDLNDRASFISEAKALLEKNVNGVLLAPAFVEQSVSFVEDCDKSKIPYVFIDSDIPGQNSLSYIGPHLYQSGYVGAKLLTYRLKTNNKILVVNISKEIENYNYLQIEEGFRGYFKDHNLKNEIVRIDIRDTDYLSVARHMTYVLHLHKDFEAIFVTNSRVFSVATFLHNSQKTHIPLVGYDFLDENIAHLNAGNIDFLICHKPEDQGYRGIMTLYQSLVVGSSQEKVHFMPIDIITKENQAFYQN, encoded by the coding sequence ATGGACAAAGAGAATACACTTTACGGAGTTAAAGAAATAGCGCGACGGGCCAACGTATCCATCGCTACGGTGGACAGGGTTATCCATAACCGGACAGGAGTTTCGGAAAAAACCCGTAAGAAAATCAACGAGATTATAAAGGAGCTGGACTACCAGCCGAACATACTGGCCAGCAGGCTGGCTTCCAGAAAAATTATTACCATCGGTGTTTTGCTGCCGAGGGTATCCAACGAAACCGCTTTCTGGGAAGCGCCTTTAAAAGGAATCCAGCGGGCCGAAGCTGAGATCAAAAATTACGGTGTAGTGCTGCAATACTCCTTTTTTGACCTCAACGACCGGGCTTCTTTCATTTCAGAGGCGAAAGCGCTGCTGGAAAAGAATGTGAACGGGGTGTTACTCGCCCCTGCATTCGTGGAACAGTCGGTCAGCTTTGTGGAGGATTGTGATAAATCCAAAATCCCGTATGTTTTCATTGACTCCGACATTCCGGGCCAGAACAGCCTTTCCTATATTGGCCCCCACCTGTATCAAAGCGGCTATGTAGGTGCCAAGCTGTTGACCTACCGCCTGAAAACAAATAATAAAATCCTGGTCGTTAATATTTCCAAAGAAATTGAAAACTACAATTATCTACAGATTGAAGAAGGTTTCAGGGGATATTTCAAGGATCACAATCTCAAGAATGAAATCGTCCGGATTGACATCCGTGATACCGACTACCTGTCCGTGGCACGGCACATGACATACGTATTGCATCTTCACAAGGATTTTGAGGCCATATTTGTCACCAATTCGCGTGTTTTCTCTGTTGCAACTTTCCTCCACAATAGTCAGAAAACACATATCCCGCTGGTGGGTTATGATTTTCTGGACGAAAACATTGCTCACCTGAACGCCGGTAACATTGATTTTCTGATCTGCCATAAACCAGAAGACCAGGGCTATCGCGGGATCATGACGTTATACCAGTCTCTTGTGGTGGGAAGCAGCCAGGAAAAAGTGCATTTCATGCCGATTGATATTATTACAAAGGAGAACCAGGCCTTTTATCAAAATTAA